The following proteins are encoded in a genomic region of Jaculus jaculus isolate mJacJac1 chromosome 13, mJacJac1.mat.Y.cur, whole genome shotgun sequence:
- the LOC101612432 gene encoding putative olfactory receptor 2W6, with protein METSNGSSGTDFILLGFSSRPQLERVISVVVFLFYLVTLLGNTTIIVLSYLDAQLHTPMYFFLSNLSFLDLCYTTSIVPQMLVNLWGPQKTITFGGCVLQFFFALDLGATECLLLAVMAYDRYAAVCQPLLYTVIMHPELCQKMVLSAWLGGLGSALILCSLTLKLPRCGHREVDNFFCEMPALIKMACVYSRVIEVVVFALGVIFLLTPLSLILISYGVIAQAVMRIKSAARWKKVLNTCGSHLTVVTLFYGTLIYMYMKPQKTTSQDEGQFFTLFYTIVTPSLNPLIYTLRNKDVKNAVKRILYLKKC; from the coding sequence ATGGAAACCAGCAATGGCAGCTCTGGAACAGACTTCATCCTTCTGGGGTTCTCCAGTCGGCCGCAGCTGGAGAGAGTCATCTCCGTGGTCGTCTTTCTCTTCTACCTTGTGACTCTGCTAGGAAACACAACCATCATCGTGCTGTCCTATCTAGACGCGCAGCTCCACACGCCCATGTACTTCTTCTTATCGAACTTGTCCTTCCTGGACCTCTGCTACACCACTAGCATCGTCCCCCAGATGCTGGTAAACCTCTGGGGTCCACAGAAGACCATCACATTTGGAGGGTGTGTGCTCCAGTTCTTCTTTGCCCTGGACCTGGGGGCCACGGAATGTCTCCTGCTGGCAGTGATGGCCTATGACCGCTACGCGGCTGTCTGTCAGCCCCTTCTCTACACGGTCATCATGCACCCTGAGCTTTGCCAAAAGATGGTGCTCTCGGCCTGGCTGGGTGGCCTTGGCAGTGCCTTAATTCTTTGCTCCTTGACTTTGAAGTTGCCAAGATGTGGGCACCGGGAAGTAGACAATTTTTTCTGTGAAATGCCAGCATTGATTAAGATGGCCTGTGTCTATTCCAGGGTCATTGAGGTTGTCGTCTTTGCCCTTGGAGTTATATTTCTCCTAACACCTCTGTCACTAATTCTCATCTCATATGGAGTCATCGCTCAAGCTGTAATGAGAATTAAGTCAGCAGCAAGGTGGAAAAAGGTCCTTAATACATGTGGTTCCCACCTCACAGTAGTAACTCTGTTTTATGGGACACTCATTTATATGTACATGAAGCCACAGAAAACCACATCCCAAGATGAAGGACAGTTCTTTACTCTGTTTTACACAATTGTCACCCCCAGCCTTAACCCTCTGATCTACACCTTGAGAAACAAAGATGTGAAAAATGCAGTGAAGAGAATACTGTACCTGAAAAAATGTtga